Proteins encoded in a region of the Perognathus longimembris pacificus isolate PPM17 chromosome 11, ASM2315922v1, whole genome shotgun sequence genome:
- the LOC125359669 gene encoding olfactory receptor 10J1-like: MKRENDTLVSEFLFQSFSSFHEHKLTLFVLFLTLYLLTLTGNVIIVTIISIDHHLHTPMYFFLSMLSTSETVYTLVIVPQMLASLVGSSQTISLAGCATQMFFFITLAINNCFLLTAMGYDRYVAICNPLRYMVIMNKRVCIQLVWGACSIGLLVAIIQISSVFRLPFCGREVAHYFCDIRPVMKLSCADTSLHDLINFFISSLVIVVPMGLVFISYILIISTILKIASAEGRKKAFATCASHLTVVIIHYGCASIAYLKPKSENTRDQDQLISVTYTIFTPLLNPVVYTLRNKEVKDALCRVISKKSLA, from the coding sequence ATGAAGAGAGAGAATGACACACTGGTGAGTGAGTTTCTTTTCCAAAGTTTCTCCAGCTTTCATGAACACAAACTTACCCTCTTTGTGCTATTTCTTACTTTGTACCTTTTAACTCTGACTGGAAATGTCATCATTGTGACAATCATCAGCATTGATCATCACCTTCATACTCCCATGTACTTCTTTCTTAGCATGCTTTCTACTTCAGAGACTGTATACACATTAGTGATCGTCCCACAGATGCTTGCCAGCCTTGTAGGTTCAAGCCAAACCATCTCCTTGGCTGGATGTGCCACCCAGATGTTCTTCTTTATCACTCTGGCTATCAACAACTGCTTTCTGCTCACAGCAATGGggtatgaccgctatgtggccatctgtaaTCCTTTGAGGTACATGGTCATTATGAACAAGAGGGTGTGTATTCAGCTAGTGTGGGGGGCCTGTAGCATTGGGCTGTTGGTTGCCATCATTCAGATTTCGTCTGTGTTCAGGCTGCCATTTTGTGGTAGGGAGGTGGCACATTATTTCTGTGATATCCGTCCGGTTATGAAACTCTCCTGTGCTGATACCAGTCTACATGACCTAATTAATTTCTTCATCAGTTCACTGGTTATTGTGGTGCCTATGGGTTTGGTTTTCATCTCTTACATCCTCATCATCTCCACCATCCTCAAGATTGCCTCTGCTGAGGGGCGGAAGAAGGCATTTGCAACTTGTGCCTCCCACCTCACTGTGGTCATCATCCACTATGGCTGTGCCTCCATTGCCTACCTAAAGCCGAAGTCAGAGAACACGAGGGATCAGGACCAGCTGATCTCAGTGACTTATACCATCTTTACCCCGCTTCTTAACCCAGTGGTGTATACTTTGAGGAACAAGGAGGTCAAGGATGCCCTTTGCCGTGTTATTAGCAAAAAATCTCTTGCCTAG
- the LOC125360164 gene encoding mucosal pentraxin-like has product MEKLFVGTLLLSVLAGVMTQADMTGKVFIFPQESATAHVSLMPLVRKPLHNFTLCLKAFTDHICPYSLFSYSTPSRDNGLLLFVNKMGEYILTIGNLDVTFKAPVTPYIPVHVCVSWESASGIAEFWVNGKPCGRKGLRKGYSVGAQAKIILGQEQDSFGGRFEAKQSFVGEIWEVLLWDHVLPLTEMCEWCYSGNILNWQALSNEESSYVVTKPKLWV; this is encoded by the exons ATGGAGAAGCTCTTTGTGGGGACCCTGCTCCTCTCTGTCCTTGCAGGGGTCATGACACAAGCAG ACATGACAGGGAAGGTATTTATTTTCCCTCAAGAATCAGCTACTGCCCACGTATCCCTGATGCCTCTGGTGAGGAAGCCTCTGCACAACTTCACCTTGTGTCTGAAGGCCTTCACAGACCACATCTGCCCATACAGCCTCTTCTCCTACAGCACTCCATCCAGGGACAACGGGCTGCTTCTCTTTGTTAACAAAATGGGAGAGTACATACTGACTATTGGGAATTTGGATGTCACTTTCaaagccccagtgactccttatATCCCTGTCCATGTCTGTGTGAGCTGGGAATCTGCCTCTGGGATTGCTGAATTCTGGGTGAATGGGAAGCCCTGTGGGAGAAAGGGTTTGAGGAAGGGGTATTCAGTGGGGGCCCAAGCAAAGATCATCTTGGGACAAGAGCAGGATTCCTTTGGGGGTCGTTTTGAGGCAAAACAATCCTTTGTTGGGGAGATATGGGAGGTGTTGTTATGGGACCATGTTCTGCCCCTGACAGAGATGTGTGAATGGTGTTACAGTGGTAACATCCTGAACTGGCAGGCCCTGAGTAACGAAGAAAGTAGCTATGTGGTGACTAAGCCCAAGCTGTGGGTTTAG